Proteins from a genomic interval of Treponema brennaborense DSM 12168:
- a CDS encoding thiamine diphosphokinase produces MNVCVFTGGEYPAPELARVFFERRPDFVIAADSGLDAAEAYGAAYGFVPDLIIGDMDSLREPDIRLARYGNSRVKRFARDKDYTDTELALKEAYACIDRTRRAGSGGGAADVTLIGGDGGRIDHLFAIRNLFGSGTEKNCAAPRVWLCRTQAVFYLDAAGTNRLTACGVLPDDDVSVFSVGNPAVRHCAHSENLRWPLAAVDWDSGAYSLSNRLDSADAEAGETGSRIGVTAVSGAFIVIVPLRLRSALCRCRCRSRQDT; encoded by the coding sequence ATGAATGTCTGTGTTTTTACCGGCGGCGAATATCCGGCGCCCGAACTCGCCCGCGTCTTTTTCGAGCGGCGGCCGGATTTTGTGATCGCCGCCGATTCCGGACTCGACGCGGCCGAAGCGTACGGTGCCGCATACGGATTCGTTCCCGATCTGATAATCGGCGATATGGACAGCCTTCGCGAGCCGGATATTCGGCTCGCCCGATACGGAAACAGCCGCGTAAAACGGTTCGCGCGTGACAAAGATTATACCGACACGGAACTGGCGCTTAAAGAAGCGTACGCGTGTATCGATCGTACGCGGCGCGCCGGGAGCGGTGGCGGTGCTGCGGACGTTACGCTTATCGGCGGAGACGGGGGCAGGATCGATCATCTGTTCGCCATCAGAAATCTGTTCGGAAGCGGTACGGAAAAAAACTGCGCCGCGCCGCGCGTGTGGCTTTGCCGGACGCAGGCGGTGTTTTACCTGGACGCTGCCGGAACGAACCGTTTGACGGCGTGCGGTGTCTTGCCTGACGACGACGTTTCCGTTTTTTCCGTCGGCAATCCGGCGGTCAGGCATTGCGCGCACTCCGAAAATTTGCGATGGCCGCTCGCGGCGGTCGACTGGGATTCCGGCGCGTACAGTTTAAGCAATCGGCTCGATAGCGCGGACGCAGAAGCCGGAGAGACCGGTTCCCGTATCGGCGTAACGGCCGTTTCCGGCGCGTTTATCGTTATCGTTCCGCTTCGATTGCGCTCAGCGCTTTGCCGATGTCGTTGCCGTTCGCGGCAAGATACGTGA
- a CDS encoding CCA tRNA nucleotidyltransferase, protein MKRIKIPHELQKMHEIFSEHGFSAYLVGGAVRDIVRGKTASDWDVATNATPQQVTDMFRRVIPTGIAHGTVTVHFMKREVEVTTFRTETGYSDGRHPDSVKFAATIEDDLSRRDFTMNAIAANLADGLIVDPFGGRDDIKANVIRTVGNADERFAEDGLRPIRALRFAAQLGFSIDPATLAAVPRAKEKTAGVSIERFRDEFVKMLKAPQPSLALRLMEDTGMLRLFLPELAACRGVEQADARGFHRFDVLDHLLYACDGAPARKLEVRLAALFHDAGKPAVKRTEIRERVSDRAGEPPPAETIYTFYNHETVSASITKNVLERLRFPNALTTAVCHLVKNHMFHYESSWTDAAVRRFLVRVTPQAVEDLFDLRIADVYGMTGVPPQLKNGVWSENLLELKDRIDAITAQNTALTLKDLAVNGADLIRAGIPAGKRLGHILRELLDTVIDDPKQNDRETLLRIAVNLNG, encoded by the coding sequence ATGAAACGGATAAAAATTCCGCACGAACTGCAAAAAATGCACGAAATATTCAGCGAACACGGATTTTCCGCCTATCTGGTCGGCGGGGCGGTACGGGACATCGTACGCGGAAAAACGGCGTCGGATTGGGACGTCGCCACGAACGCGACGCCGCAGCAAGTCACGGATATGTTCAGGCGCGTCATTCCCACCGGAATCGCTCACGGAACGGTTACCGTTCATTTTATGAAACGGGAAGTCGAAGTCACGACGTTCCGTACCGAAACCGGTTACAGCGACGGGCGGCATCCGGATTCGGTCAAGTTCGCCGCAACCATAGAAGACGATCTTTCCCGGCGCGACTTTACGATGAACGCAATCGCCGCAAATCTGGCAGACGGTTTGATCGTCGATCCGTTCGGCGGCAGGGACGACATAAAAGCAAACGTGATCCGCACGGTCGGCAACGCCGACGAACGGTTTGCCGAAGACGGCCTGCGCCCCATCCGCGCGCTCCGATTCGCCGCCCAGCTCGGTTTTTCGATAGACCCCGCGACGCTCGCCGCCGTTCCGCGCGCCAAAGAAAAAACGGCGGGCGTATCGATCGAACGGTTCCGCGACGAGTTTGTCAAAATGCTCAAAGCACCTCAACCGTCGCTCGCGCTGCGGCTGATGGAAGACACGGGAATGCTCCGCCTTTTTCTGCCGGAACTGGCTGCGTGCCGCGGCGTCGAACAGGCGGATGCGCGCGGATTTCACCGCTTCGACGTACTGGATCATCTGCTGTACGCGTGCGACGGCGCACCCGCGCGGAAACTCGAAGTACGGCTCGCCGCTCTCTTTCACGACGCGGGAAAACCCGCCGTCAAACGGACGGAAATCCGGGAGAGAGTTTCCGACCGTGCCGGTGAGCCGCCGCCGGCAGAAACGATTTATACGTTTTACAATCACGAAACGGTTTCCGCCTCGATAACGAAAAACGTTTTGGAACGGCTGCGGTTTCCGAACGCGCTTACGACCGCCGTTTGCCATTTGGTAAAAAATCACATGTTTCACTACGAAAGTTCCTGGACGGACGCGGCGGTACGCCGGTTTCTGGTACGCGTTACGCCGCAAGCCGTCGAAGATCTGTTCGATCTGAGGATCGCCGACGTGTACGGAATGACGGGCGTTCCGCCTCAGCTTAAAAACGGCGTCTGGAGTGAAAACCTGCTTGAACTGAAAGACAGAATAGACGCGATTACGGCGCAGAACACGGCGCTCACGCTCAAAGACCTTGCCGTAAACGGCGCCGATCTGATACGGGCGGGCATTCCCGCCGGAAAACGGCTCGGACACATTTTACGGGAACTGCTCGACACGGTGATCGACGACCCGAAACAAAACGACCGCGAAACGCTGCTGCGCATCGCGGTCAATTTAAACGGCTAA
- the aroH gene encoding chorismate mutase, which produces MDKRLFGIRGAVCCENSEIEIERAVSSLCAAVFAENKLTEDDFVSIQFTVTPDLDALNPAAALRRGPCGALVRRAALFCSAEPVVAGSLPRVVRLLVTAYMDADRMPVHVYTGGAEVLRPDFVSGTDGN; this is translated from the coding sequence ATGGATAAAAGACTGTTCGGTATCCGCGGCGCGGTTTGCTGCGAAAATTCCGAAATTGAAATTGAACGTGCGGTTTCGTCGTTGTGTGCCGCCGTGTTTGCCGAAAATAAACTGACTGAAGACGATTTCGTTTCCATCCAATTTACCGTCACTCCGGATTTGGATGCGCTCAATCCTGCCGCCGCGTTACGGCGCGGCCCGTGCGGTGCGCTCGTACGGCGTGCGGCGCTGTTTTGCAGCGCGGAACCGGTGGTTGCCGGTTCGCTGCCGCGCGTCGTCAGACTGCTGGTTACCGCATATATGGATGCGGATAGAATGCCGGTGCACGTGTATACCGGCGGCGCTGAAGTGTTGCGGCCGGATTTCGTTTCCGGCACTGACGGAAATTGA